In the genome of Amphiura filiformis chromosome 4, Afil_fr2py, whole genome shotgun sequence, one region contains:
- the LOC140151520 gene encoding peroxisomal membrane protein PMP34-like produces MTMAESTLEAVFSYHNLVHAVAGAAGSVTAMTIFFPLETARTRLQIDETRRAQHTPEILAEIAREEGLESLYRGWFPVITSVCCSNFVYFYTFRCIRAVCVNTLRNKAALKDLVIGMVAGVINVLMTTPLWVVNMRLKLQGARFQTQHFREDKHPFYHGIWDALTRILRDEGVQGLWGGTMSSLVLVSNPAIHFMIYEAIKRYMNRFASGRELSGLQYFFCGAIAKMVATLITYPLQIVQSKLRYGKEEELQQYRNHLGRISAVIRHILQVQGASGLYKGLEAKLLQTVFTAALMFLTYEKIAAFIFKLMRAQ; encoded by the exons GGAAGTGTGACAGCCATGACCATATTCTTTCCATTAGAGACAGCAAGAACTCGACTTCAAA TTGATGAGACAAGACGAGCCCAACACACACCAGAAATCCTGGCAGAGATAGCAAGAGAAGAAGGATT GGAATCTTTGTATCGTGGCTGGTTCCCAGTAATTACCAGTGTCTGTTGCTCCAACTTTGTGTATTTCTACACATTTCGTTGCATCAGGGCTGTGTGTGTTAATACACTCAGGAATAAAGCAGCACTCAAGGACTTGGTCATAGGAATGGTGGCAG GTGTTATAAATGTACTAATGACCACACCATTATGGGTTGTCAACATGAGATTAAAATTACAAGGAGCTCGCTTTCAAACACAACACTTCAGGGAGGATAAACATCCATTCTATCATGGTATCTGGG ATGCCTTAACCAGAATATTGAGGGACGAGGGAGTACAAGGTCTATGGGGTGGCACCATGTCTTCATTAGTATTAGTCTCCAACCCAGCAATACATTTTATGATCTATGAAGCTATTAAACGCTACATGAATAGATTTGCTTCAGGGAGA GAGCTTTCAGGTTTACAGTACTTTTTTTGCGGTGCAATAGCCAAGATGGTAGCCACATTGATTACATATCCTCTGCAAATTGTACAGTCTAAACTCAGG TATGGAAAAGAAGAAGAATTACAGCAATACAGAAATCACTTGGGAAGAATATCAGCTGTCATCAGGCATATCTTACA AGTACAAGGTGCTAGTGGTCTTTACAAAGGACTCGAAGCCAAGCTATTACAGACTGTCTTCACAGCTGCACTTATGTTTCTTACATATGAAAAGATTGCTGCTTTTATCTTTAAGTTGATGAGAGCCCAATGA